The following proteins are encoded in a genomic region of Actinomadura sp. NAK00032:
- a CDS encoding xanthine dehydrogenase family protein molybdopterin-binding subunit yields MTVQEVGSPRKRSEDARLITGRTRWTDNMTPAGTLHVAFLRSPIAHARITGVDTSQAKKSPGVVAVFSGQDLADEQGALPCAWVVAEDMKHPDHPPMAVTEVRYVGEPVACVVARDKAAAVDALEEIDVDYEPLAPVVDMEAALAEGADLVHDDLGTNKSYTWVFENGDLDAAMRDAPVVIERRYVQQRLIPTAMEPRSVLCVPEGDEFTLYSATQIPHILRLMLATVTGIPEHRIRVVAPDVGGGFGSKLQVYGEEVLALLLARRLGRPVKWTETRSEGNMTVHHGRDQIQRLTLAAESDGRIRGLKVDLLADMGAYLMLVTPGIPLLGAFMFNGIYKMDALSFTCTGVFTTKMPTDAYRGAGRPEATYAIERLMDELADELGIDPIEVRRRNWIKHEEFPYETIAGLTYDSGNYEAATDKALELFEYDKLRAEQADRRERQDPVQLGIGVSTFTEMCGLAPSRVLGSLSYGAGGWEHAAVRVLPSGKVEVVTGSSAHGQGHETAWAQITADRLGVPFEDVKVLHGDTAISHKGMDTYGSRSLAVGGVALYSACEKVVDKARKVAAHLLEASEQDLEFSGGRFSVRGVQQEGTTLQEVALAAFAAHDLPDGIEPSLDSDATFDPDNFSFPHGTHLCAADVDTETGMVRIRKYVAVDDVGKVVNPLIVEGQVHGGLAQGIAQALYEEAVYDDDGNLTTTTMADYLIPSAMDLPTFTTDRTETPATSNPMGVKGVGEAGTIASTPAVVNAIVDALRPHGVHDVPMPCTPERVWRALRAESTPAAAEPGAGGGLGSAGGDL; encoded by the coding sequence GTGACCGTGCAGGAGGTCGGCAGTCCGCGCAAGCGGTCCGAGGACGCCCGGCTCATCACCGGACGCACCCGGTGGACCGACAACATGACCCCGGCGGGCACGCTGCACGTGGCGTTCCTGCGCAGCCCGATCGCGCACGCGCGCATCACGGGCGTCGACACGTCCCAGGCGAAGAAGAGCCCCGGCGTGGTCGCCGTGTTCAGCGGGCAGGACCTCGCCGACGAGCAGGGGGCGCTGCCGTGCGCGTGGGTCGTCGCCGAGGACATGAAGCACCCGGACCACCCGCCCATGGCGGTGACCGAGGTGCGCTACGTCGGTGAGCCCGTGGCGTGCGTCGTCGCCCGCGACAAGGCCGCCGCCGTGGACGCCCTGGAAGAGATCGACGTCGACTACGAGCCGCTGGCCCCGGTGGTGGACATGGAGGCGGCGCTGGCCGAGGGCGCCGACCTCGTGCACGACGACCTGGGGACGAACAAGTCCTACACGTGGGTGTTCGAGAACGGGGACCTCGACGCCGCGATGAGGGACGCCCCGGTCGTCATCGAGCGCCGCTACGTCCAGCAGCGGCTCATCCCCACGGCGATGGAGCCGCGGTCGGTGCTGTGCGTCCCGGAGGGCGATGAGTTCACGCTGTACTCGGCGACGCAGATCCCGCACATCCTGCGGCTGATGCTGGCCACGGTCACCGGCATCCCCGAGCACCGGATCAGGGTCGTCGCGCCGGACGTCGGCGGCGGCTTCGGCTCCAAGCTCCAGGTGTACGGGGAGGAGGTCCTCGCGCTGCTGCTGGCCCGCAGGCTCGGCCGCCCCGTCAAGTGGACGGAGACGCGCAGCGAGGGCAACATGACCGTCCACCACGGGCGCGACCAGATCCAGCGGCTCACGCTCGCGGCCGAGAGCGACGGCCGCATCCGCGGCCTGAAGGTGGATCTGCTGGCCGACATGGGCGCGTACCTCATGCTGGTCACGCCGGGCATCCCGCTGCTGGGCGCGTTCATGTTCAACGGCATCTACAAGATGGACGCGCTGTCGTTCACCTGCACGGGCGTCTTCACGACGAAGATGCCCACGGACGCGTACCGGGGCGCGGGCCGTCCCGAGGCCACCTACGCGATCGAGCGGCTGATGGACGAGCTGGCCGACGAACTGGGCATCGACCCCATCGAGGTGCGCCGCCGCAACTGGATCAAGCACGAGGAGTTCCCGTACGAGACGATCGCGGGCCTCACCTACGACTCCGGCAACTACGAGGCGGCGACCGACAAGGCCCTGGAGCTGTTCGAGTACGACAAGCTCCGCGCCGAGCAGGCCGACCGGCGGGAGCGGCAAGACCCCGTACAGCTCGGCATCGGCGTGTCCACGTTCACGGAGATGTGCGGGCTCGCGCCTTCGCGCGTGCTGGGCTCCCTCTCCTACGGCGCCGGCGGATGGGAGCACGCGGCTGTGCGCGTACTGCCGTCCGGCAAGGTCGAGGTGGTCACGGGCTCGTCCGCGCATGGGCAGGGCCATGAGACGGCCTGGGCGCAGATCACCGCGGACAGGCTCGGCGTACCGTTCGAGGACGTGAAGGTCCTGCACGGCGACACGGCCATCTCGCACAAGGGCATGGACACCTACGGGTCCCGTTCGCTGGCCGTCGGCGGGGTCGCGCTGTACTCCGCCTGCGAGAAGGTCGTCGACAAGGCCCGCAAGGTCGCCGCGCACCTGCTGGAGGCGTCCGAGCAGGACCTGGAGTTCAGCGGCGGGCGGTTCAGCGTCCGCGGCGTCCAGCAGGAGGGCACGACGCTGCAGGAGGTCGCGCTGGCCGCGTTCGCCGCGCACGACCTGCCGGACGGCATCGAACCCTCGCTCGACTCCGACGCCACGTTCGACCCGGACAACTTCTCCTTCCCGCACGGCACGCACCTGTGCGCGGCGGACGTCGACACCGAGACGGGCATGGTGCGGATCCGCAAGTACGTGGCCGTCGACGACGTCGGCAAGGTCGTCAACCCGCTCATCGTGGAGGGCCAGGTCCACGGCGGGCTCGCGCAGGGCATCGCGCAGGCGCTCTACGAGGAGGCCGTGTACGACGACGACGGCAACCTGACGACGACCACGATGGCCGACTACCTGATCCCGTCGGCGATGGACCTGCCGACGTTCACGACCGACCGCACGGAGACCCCGGCCACGTCCAACCCGATGGGCGTGAAGGGCGTCGGCGAGGCGGGCACGATCGCCTCCACCCCGGCGGTCGTCAACGCGATCGTGGACGCGCTGCGCCCGCACGGCGTCCACGACGTGCCGATGCCGTGCACGCCCGAACGCGTCTGGCGCGCGCTGCGCGCCGAATCCACGCCCGCGGCCGCCGAACCCGGCGCCGGCGGCGGGCTCGGCTCGGCCGGAGGTGACCTGTGA
- a CDS encoding bifunctional 2-polyprenyl-6-hydroxyphenol methylase/3-demethylubiquinol 3-O-methyltransferase UbiG: protein MDTIELQRVARIENDNWRYRERRDVLTAELLRFSMPGAAVDIGCASGAACRVLAEHGWRATGIDLSPDAVSLARAHGAEVYEGDARYLPLPPSEYDLALALDVLEHIEDDARAAAEIARVLRPGGVALVSVPCDMALWSAHDVAAGRVRRYTRRTLAELVEGAGLVLEGLWSRGVLLRPLLRRLRHRTARREDLAPLHPLANEALRLSAALERRLPLGGCPGTWLFARARRPG, encoded by the coding sequence GTGGACACGATCGAGCTCCAGCGGGTCGCGCGGATCGAGAACGACAACTGGCGGTACCGCGAGCGGCGGGACGTCCTGACCGCGGAGCTGCTGCGGTTCAGCATGCCGGGGGCGGCCGTCGACATCGGCTGCGCGTCCGGCGCGGCCTGCCGGGTCCTCGCCGAGCACGGCTGGCGCGCGACGGGCATCGACCTTAGCCCGGACGCGGTGTCGCTGGCGCGCGCGCACGGCGCCGAGGTGTACGAGGGCGACGCGCGCTACCTGCCGCTGCCGCCGTCCGAGTACGACCTGGCACTGGCACTGGACGTCCTGGAGCACATCGAGGACGACGCGCGCGCGGCGGCGGAGATCGCCCGGGTGCTGCGGCCCGGCGGCGTCGCGCTCGTGTCCGTGCCGTGCGACATGGCGCTGTGGTCGGCGCACGACGTGGCGGCCGGCCGCGTCCGCCGCTACACCCGCCGGACGCTGGCCGAGCTGGTCGAGGGCGCCGGACTGGTGCTGGAGGGGCTGTGGAGCAGGGGCGTGCTGCTGCGCCCGCTCCTGCGCCGCCTCAGGCACCGGACGGCCCGCCGCGAGGACCTGGCCCCGCTGCATCCGCTCGCCAACGAGGCGCTGCGGCTGTCCGCCGCGCTGGAGCGGCGGCTGCCGCTGGGCGGCTGCCCCGGGACCTGGCTGTTCGCGCGGGCCCGCCGCCCCGGCTGA
- a CDS encoding SRPBCC family protein, which yields MELDHEFTVPVPVDQAWSVLLDVERVAACMPGATLDSVDGEEYSGRMKVKVGAMTITYRGTARIVSADEAGRAVTMEAAAKEARGSGTASATVQARLHAEDGTTRVTVHTKLNVTGRPAQFGRNILSEVGSKIIARFAKALAAELESSGGPAGAAEAPAAAPAPAPAAEAPAKPVAVPDPEPEAPAEPADKPGPVKATEEAAARAEAAVPAAAPERPARRPLHVADEEDAIDLLEVAGPSVAKRAVPAVGGLVALLLVVRFLVRRRRRKS from the coding sequence ATGGAGCTCGACCACGAATTCACCGTTCCCGTGCCGGTGGATCAGGCCTGGTCGGTGCTGCTCGACGTGGAGCGGGTCGCGGCCTGCATGCCGGGCGCGACGCTCGACTCGGTCGACGGCGAGGAGTACTCGGGGCGGATGAAGGTGAAGGTCGGCGCGATGACCATCACCTACCGCGGCACCGCGCGGATCGTCTCGGCGGACGAGGCGGGCCGCGCCGTGACGATGGAGGCCGCCGCGAAGGAGGCGCGCGGCTCCGGGACGGCGTCGGCGACCGTCCAGGCGCGGCTGCACGCCGAGGACGGCACCACCCGCGTGACCGTGCACACCAAGCTGAACGTGACGGGGCGGCCCGCGCAGTTCGGCCGCAACATCCTGTCCGAGGTCGGCTCGAAGATCATCGCGCGGTTCGCGAAGGCGCTGGCGGCCGAGCTGGAGTCGTCCGGCGGGCCGGCCGGGGCCGCCGAGGCGCCGGCCGCGGCTCCGGCTCCGGCTCCGGCCGCCGAGGCGCCCGCCAAGCCCGTCGCGGTGCCCGACCCGGAGCCCGAGGCGCCCGCCGAGCCGGCCGACAAGCCCGGCCCGGTGAAGGCCACGGAGGAGGCCGCCGCCAGGGCCGAGGCCGCCGTGCCCGCCGCCGCGCCGGAGCGTCCGGCGCGCCGCCCGCTGCACGTGGCGGACGAGGAGGACGCGATCGACCTGCTGGAGGTCGCGGGGCCTTCGGTCGCCAAGCGGGCCGTTCCGGCGGTCGGCGGGCTGGTCGCGCTGCTGCTCGTCGTCCGGTTCCTCGTCCGGCGGCGCCGCCGCAAGAGCTGA
- a CDS encoding xanthine dehydrogenase family protein subunit M, giving the protein MIPATFDYARPATVDDAVRALSDAGEDAKVLAGGQSLMPLLRMRLAIPDALIDLDRLDGLREIRDAGDAIVIGAMATHHQVMRDPLVREHAPLIAATTETVADPAVRHRGTFGGSLAHADSAADLPAVALALDAVLLVRSVRGEREIPAAEFFVDWMTTAMEPDELLVGVRVPKLGAGWGVHYEKFHRTAQAWAIVGVACAVRRDGGGVGEARVALSSMGPVPVRAGAVETAVRGGPASEDAFRTAAAQAAAGTEPPTDLHGSSEYRTHLATVLTARALAAAAG; this is encoded by the coding sequence GTGATCCCCGCGACGTTCGACTACGCGCGGCCCGCCACGGTCGACGACGCCGTCAGGGCGCTGTCGGACGCGGGCGAGGACGCGAAGGTGCTGGCCGGCGGGCAGAGCCTGATGCCGCTGCTGCGGATGCGGCTCGCCATCCCGGACGCGCTGATCGACCTGGACCGGCTCGACGGGCTCCGGGAGATCCGCGACGCCGGCGACGCGATCGTCATCGGCGCGATGGCGACGCACCACCAGGTGATGCGCGACCCGCTGGTGCGCGAGCACGCCCCGCTGATCGCGGCGACGACGGAGACGGTCGCCGACCCGGCCGTCCGGCACCGCGGCACGTTCGGCGGGTCGCTCGCCCACGCCGACTCGGCGGCCGACCTGCCGGCGGTCGCGCTGGCGCTGGACGCGGTGCTGCTCGTCCGGTCCGTGCGCGGCGAGCGGGAGATCCCCGCGGCGGAGTTCTTCGTCGACTGGATGACGACGGCGATGGAACCGGACGAGCTGCTCGTCGGCGTGCGGGTGCCGAAGCTCGGCGCGGGCTGGGGCGTGCACTACGAGAAGTTCCACCGCACGGCGCAGGCGTGGGCGATCGTCGGCGTCGCGTGCGCCGTCCGCCGCGACGGCGGCGGCGTCGGGGAGGCGCGGGTCGCGCTGAGCAGCATGGGCCCGGTGCCCGTGCGGGCGGGCGCGGTCGAGACCGCCGTCCGGGGCGGGCCCGCGTCCGAGGACGCGTTCCGCACCGCCGCCGCGCAGGCCGCGGCCGGCACCGAGCCGCCCACCGACCTGCACGGGTCGTCGGAGTACCGGACGCATCTGGCGACGGTGCTCACCGCGCGGGCGCTGGCGGCCGCCGCCGGCTGA
- a CDS encoding bifunctional glycosyltransferase/CDP-glycerol:glycerophosphate glycerophosphotransferase: protein MSPQISIVVPFRSTGGRLAECLESLAAQTLHDVEVLMVDDAADAGDAAVAEEFAGRDDRFTLLRPGPDAPAGDAGVEQAKGRYLAFADGEDALPPYAYELLVGSLDSTGSDIAGGNVMCLDEDQVWQSPLHSEPYAQTMLSTHVTKLPALLQDRMLWNKVYRRSFWDAHNLELGTDQDALVAVQTQLLASLVDVLDTTVYYWRDRPGTATRLRSDSAHIIHRMATLTTVRNYVHDHAPELLAVHDMYALDLDLRELMLALPGATDEERERLVKLGAEVVADADRSAAAGLEAIRRLELHLLGERKVPELLEVLRFEESGLQDARLVSKGRLRSRWYARYPFFEDAERRVPEAVYDVTEEIGLWADVDRVEWDVDTLILEGHAHFDRFAVTSAADSRIRLWMRDAKTGREIRLPVERVRRPDVTAGSGQSAVSYDWSGFTARVEPEYLLDGDEWRTATYELFAEVSTAGRRAVQRLTATAPAVRWTAARQVDEHVAVQPAAGDDDVFVVHVKRAKAVLTRIRVDGDALELSGWTRRALGAGAAMVAARRHGGEEVRGEVTLRQSSVLRMAEGTGFDFTARLPLEFLTSLREGPAPRQPHLRDAIDWDVRLTGEGGPLRLTVASNVKPVRCALPSQSGERRREFALTRTAFGNLRGVERSARPVVRTAEWDDDGRLTLRGDFADPEGRPDHFVLRRRRSGDEHRVPVTWEEDRFSAALTPAAMAVFGTDLPLSSGTWDVLARARSADGEVAVVVEREAIPALPAWRREGTHEFEVGVHQIDALALHSRPAYGDDERGGHAQVQLWQRDYPVYLRSPLADIAVFCSYAGTQHSCSPKAIYEELLRRDTDVECVWVTQDGQFSIDAPEDAKTRTVLEGSREHYRVLARARHIITNHALPGWYMKREGQTYLQTWHGTPLKRIGHDLDDIPYQRAERRIWLDWEVPRWDLLLSPSPYATDILRRALRYEGEVMETGHPRNDVLSTPEWESLGTGIRKRLGIPDGKKVVLYAPTWRDDRRHGAGKQGFSLELDMDTMRQALGDDHIVLLRAHHSITDKAPALTDDFVIDVTRYPDVAELYMAADVLVTDYSSAMFDYAVLGRPIVLYTYDLELYRDHLRGLYIDLEAEAPGPLVTTSAEVAEAVKAAPGSEERYADAYDRFFVKYCPHDDGKAAARVVDRLFGEGEQGRDGSAGDVTGQPGT from the coding sequence GTGTCCCCGCAGATCAGCATCGTCGTCCCGTTCCGCAGCACCGGAGGCCGCCTCGCCGAGTGCCTGGAGTCGCTCGCCGCGCAGACGTTGCACGACGTCGAGGTGCTCATGGTGGACGACGCGGCCGACGCCGGCGACGCCGCCGTCGCCGAGGAGTTCGCCGGGCGCGACGACCGCTTCACGCTGCTCCGGCCCGGCCCCGACGCACCCGCCGGCGACGCCGGCGTCGAGCAGGCCAAGGGCAGGTACCTGGCGTTCGCGGACGGCGAGGACGCGCTGCCGCCCTACGCCTACGAACTGCTGGTCGGCAGCCTGGACTCCACCGGATCGGACATCGCCGGCGGGAACGTCATGTGCCTGGACGAGGACCAGGTCTGGCAGTCCCCGCTGCACAGCGAGCCCTACGCGCAGACGATGCTGTCGACGCACGTGACCAAGCTCCCCGCCCTCCTCCAGGACCGGATGCTGTGGAACAAGGTCTACCGCCGTTCGTTCTGGGACGCGCACAACCTCGAACTGGGCACGGACCAGGACGCCCTGGTCGCCGTCCAGACCCAGCTCCTTGCCTCCCTGGTGGACGTGCTGGACACGACCGTCTACTACTGGCGCGACCGCCCGGGAACGGCCACGCGGCTCCGCTCCGACTCGGCCCACATCATCCACCGGATGGCGACCCTCACGACCGTCCGGAACTACGTCCACGACCACGCGCCTGAGCTTCTCGCCGTCCACGACATGTACGCGCTGGACCTCGACTTGCGCGAGCTGATGCTCGCCCTGCCGGGCGCCACCGACGAAGAGCGCGAGCGCCTGGTCAAGCTCGGCGCGGAGGTCGTCGCCGACGCCGACCGTTCGGCCGCCGCCGGGCTGGAGGCGATCCGGCGCCTGGAGCTGCACCTGCTCGGCGAGCGCAAGGTGCCCGAGCTGCTAGAGGTGCTCCGCTTCGAGGAGAGCGGGCTGCAGGACGCGCGGCTCGTGTCCAAGGGGCGCCTGCGTTCGCGCTGGTACGCCCGCTACCCGTTCTTCGAGGACGCGGAGCGCCGCGTCCCCGAGGCCGTGTACGACGTCACCGAGGAGATCGGCCTGTGGGCGGACGTCGACCGCGTCGAATGGGACGTCGACACCCTCATCCTCGAAGGGCACGCCCACTTCGACCGGTTCGCGGTGACCTCGGCGGCGGACTCCCGCATCCGGCTCTGGATGCGGGACGCGAAGACGGGCCGGGAGATCCGGCTGCCGGTGGAGCGGGTCCGCCGCCCGGACGTCACGGCGGGCTCCGGCCAGTCGGCCGTGTCCTACGACTGGTCGGGCTTCACCGCGCGGGTGGAGCCCGAGTACCTGCTGGACGGCGACGAGTGGCGGACGGCCACCTACGAGCTGTTCGCCGAGGTCTCCACGGCGGGGCGCAGGGCGGTGCAGCGGCTCACCGCGACCGCCCCCGCCGTGCGCTGGACGGCGGCGCGGCAGGTGGACGAGCACGTGGCCGTCCAGCCCGCCGCCGGCGACGACGACGTGTTCGTGGTCCACGTCAAGCGGGCCAAGGCCGTCCTCACCCGCATCCGCGTCGACGGGGACGCGCTCGAACTGTCCGGCTGGACGCGGCGCGCCCTGGGCGCGGGCGCCGCCATGGTCGCGGCCCGGCGGCACGGGGGAGAGGAGGTCCGCGGCGAGGTGACGCTGCGCCAGTCGTCGGTCCTGCGGATGGCGGAGGGCACCGGCTTCGACTTCACCGCGCGGCTCCCGCTGGAGTTCCTGACCTCCCTGCGGGAGGGCCCGGCGCCCCGCCAGCCGCACCTGCGGGACGCCATCGACTGGGACGTCCGGCTGACCGGCGAGGGCGGCCCGCTGCGGCTCACCGTCGCGAGCAACGTCAAGCCCGTGCGCTGCGCCCTGCCCTCGCAAAGCGGTGAGCGGCGCAGGGAGTTCGCGCTCACCCGGACGGCGTTCGGCAACCTGCGCGGCGTCGAGCGCAGCGCCCGGCCGGTCGTCCGGACGGCGGAATGGGATGACGACGGGCGGCTCACGCTGCGCGGCGACTTCGCCGACCCCGAGGGCCGCCCCGACCACTTCGTGCTCCGGCGGCGCAGGTCGGGCGACGAGCATCGAGTCCCCGTCACCTGGGAGGAGGACCGCTTCTCGGCGGCCCTCACGCCCGCCGCCATGGCCGTCTTCGGGACGGACCTGCCGTTGAGCAGCGGGACGTGGGACGTGCTGGCGCGCGCGCGATCGGCCGATGGGGAAGTGGCGGTCGTCGTCGAGCGCGAGGCGATCCCGGCCCTGCCCGCCTGGCGACGCGAGGGCACGCACGAGTTCGAGGTCGGCGTCCACCAGATCGACGCGCTGGCGCTGCACAGCCGTCCCGCCTACGGCGACGACGAGCGCGGCGGCCACGCGCAGGTGCAGCTCTGGCAGCGCGACTACCCCGTCTATCTGCGCAGCCCCCTGGCGGACATCGCCGTCTTCTGCAGCTACGCCGGGACCCAGCACAGCTGCAGCCCCAAGGCCATCTACGAGGAACTGCTCCGCCGCGACACCGACGTCGAATGCGTGTGGGTCACCCAGGACGGCCAGTTCTCCATCGACGCTCCAGAGGACGCCAAGACCAGGACGGTGCTGGAAGGAAGCCGCGAGCACTACCGCGTGCTCGCGCGCGCACGGCACATCATCACCAACCACGCGCTTCCGGGCTGGTACATGAAGCGTGAGGGCCAGACCTACCTCCAGACGTGGCACGGCACCCCGCTGAAGCGCATCGGCCACGACCTCGATGACATCCCCTACCAGCGCGCCGAGCGCCGGATCTGGCTGGACTGGGAGGTGCCGCGATGGGACCTGCTGCTGTCCCCGAGCCCGTACGCCACCGACATCCTGCGCCGGGCGCTCCGGTACGAGGGCGAGGTCATGGAGACGGGCCATCCGCGCAACGACGTCCTCAGCACCCCGGAGTGGGAGAGCCTTGGGACGGGCATACGCAAGCGCCTGGGGATCCCCGACGGCAAGAAGGTCGTCCTGTACGCGCCGACCTGGCGGGACGACCGGCGCCATGGCGCCGGCAAGCAGGGCTTCTCGCTCGAACTCGACATGGACACCATGCGCCAAGCGCTGGGCGACGACCACATCGTCCTTCTGCGGGCCCACCACTCCATCACCGACAAGGCCCCTGCGCTGACCGACGACTTCGTCATCGACGTCACCCGCTACCCCGACGTGGCCGAGCTCTACATGGCGGCCGACGTGCTCGTCACGGACTACTCGTCCGCCATGTTCGACTACGCCGTCCTAGGACGCCCCATCGTCCTCTACACCTACGACCTTGAGTTGTACCGCGACCATCTGCGCGGCCTCTACATCGACCTGGAGGCGGAGGCGCCCGGCCCGCTCGTGACGACGTCGGCTGAGGTCGCCGAGGCGGTCAAGGCCGCGCCCGGCAGCGAGGAGCGGTACGCCGACGCCTACGACCGCTTCTTCGTGAAGTACTGCCCCCACGACGACGGGAAGGCGGCGGCGAGGGTCGTCGACCGCCTCTTCGGCGAGGGCGAGCAAGGGCGTGACGGGTCGGCCGGGGACGTGACGGGTCAGCCGGGGACGTGA